One Hippoglossus hippoglossus isolate fHipHip1 chromosome 5, fHipHip1.pri, whole genome shotgun sequence genomic window carries:
- the ppp1r3db gene encoding protein phosphatase 1 regulatory subunit 3D, whose product MADTCDKWQQRCCGERSGVQLQFTSGSSSVSTSKTTTIRLRDIYDPKPQTPKPPVRIRPPPPRTPAVKEPSLTPGSTTEPPVRTIMRRRAQSLPSSAERTKGLWSPQVRFVDSLGLELEEVKVFKVQEHPLIPQHVMFRLLMSSELAFRKSQELSLPYFKPCFPENMAAQPDFQKRLCTQSVCLQQVLCSEQGITGTIQVLNLAYEKKVTVHYSFTNWRTHTEAGACWVSSVNHGEHGAPEADTFRFRLPVPPFILQPGAVLEFAVRYHVRGCDYWDNNNGHNYKLSCHSYKVIVPRECEDSMLHFT is encoded by the coding sequence ATGGCTGACACTTGTGATAAATGGCAGCAGAGATGTTGTGGTGAGAGGAGTGGGGTCCAGCTTCAGTTCACCAGTGgctccagcagtgtttccacCTCTAAAACCACCACCATCCGTCTTCGGGACATTTATGACCCCAAGCCTCAAACGCCCAAACCTCCTGTTCGGATCCGCCCTCCGCCACCCAGAACCCCCGCAGTGAAGGAGCCCAGTTTAACGCCCGGCTCCACCACCGAGCCCCCGGTGAGGACGATCATGAGGAGACGAGCTCAGTCTCTACCTTCGTCTGCAGAGAGGACGAAAGGGCTCTGGAGCCCGCAGGTGCGCTTCGTGGACTCGCTGGGCCTGGAGTTAGAGGAAGTGAAGGTCTTCAAAGTTCAAGAGCACCCATTGATCCCCCAACACGTTATGTTTAGACTCCTGATGAGCTCTGAGCTGGCTTTTCGGAAATCCCAGGAGCTGTCCCTGCCGTACTTCAAACCCTGTTTCCCAGAAAACATGGCAGCTCAGCCCGACTTCCAGAAGCGTCTCTGcactcagagtgtgtgtctgcagcaggtCCTGTGTTCAGAGCAGGGGATCACAGGCACCATACAGGTACTGAATCTAGCTTATGAGAAAAAGGTCACAGTACACTACTCTTTCACCAACTGGAGAACACATACAGAGgcaggtgcatgctgggtatCGAGTGTGAACCACGGGGAGCACGGCGCTCCAGAGGCAGACACCTTCAGGTTTCGTCTGCCGGTGCCGCCCTTCATTTTGCAGCCAGGAGCTGTGTTGGAATTTGCCGTCCGCTACCATGTGAGAGGATGTGATTACTGGGACAACAACAATGGACACAATTACAAACTGTCGTGCCACAGCTACAAAGTGATTGTGCCGAGGGAGTGTGAGGACAGCATGCTGCATTTTACCTGA